A region from the Aegilops tauschii subsp. strangulata cultivar AL8/78 chromosome 5, Aet v6.0, whole genome shotgun sequence genome encodes:
- the LOC141023097 gene encoding uncharacterized protein, giving the protein MEHSEDCLTDCGLADLGFSGHPFTWDNKREGAENIHVRLDRATCNGDFAQLFPATEVMHVMTEESYHQALVIKALKTTGDKGERGQRPFMYEAAWVRHEQYETMVAAAWEEAHAANHGGGRLATTCNSLRAATRSMQEWSRRVFGSIRKQIGHLKVQLIEEKERATRTGYRQEIKEIEDQLHELYEREEVFYKQRLRVDWLQERDQNTNYFQNHASHRKRKNTVKALRREDGSKCSDDEGMRRMAAQFYAHLFASEGSRDGENVLQHIEESVTEAMNAKLDAPFTDAEIEAALFQMGPMKAPGPDGLPTMFYQHHRALVKDDVCAAVREFLAGTAAPDGFNDTIIVMILKVKSPELLAQFM; this is encoded by the coding sequence ATGGAACACTCTGAGGACTGCCTAACCGACTGCGGTTTGGCAGATCTCGGCTTCTCTGGGCACCCGTTTACATGGGACAACAAGAGAGAGGGTGCAGAGAATATACATGTACGGCTGGACCGGGCGACGTGCAACGGGGATTTTGCTCAGCTTTTCCCGGCAACTGAAGTGATGCATGTCATGACGGAGGAATCATACCATCAGGCGCTAGTCATAAAAGCATTGAAAACGACCGGGGACAAAGGCGAGCGCGGGCAGCGACCATTCATGTATGAGGCAGCGTGGGTGCGTCATGAGCAGTATGAGACAATGGTGGCCGCTGCATGGGAGGAGGCACATGCAGCCAATCACGGAGGAGGACGGCTAGCGACGACATGCAACAGCCTACGGGCCGCCACGAGATCCATGCAGGAGTGGAGCCGAAGGGTTTTTGGCTCTATCAGGAAGCAAATTGGGCATCTCAAAGTGCAACTGATCGAGGAAAAAGAGAGGGCTACGAGGACGGGCTATAGACAGGAGATCAAGGAGATCGAAGACCAACTACATGAGCTGTATGAGAGAGAGGAGGTGTTTTACAAACAACGTTTGCGCGTAGACTGGTTGCAGGAGCGCGATCAAAACACTAATTATTTTCAAAACCATGCCTCACACCGAAAACGTAAGAACACAGTCAAGGCACTTCGGCGTGAGGACGGGTCAAAGTGTTCGGATGATGAAGGGATGAGGAGGATGGCTGCCCAGTTCTATGCGCACTTATTTGCTTCTGAGGGCTCGAGGGATGGCGAAAACGTGCTGCAACACATTGAGGAATCTGTGACAGAGGCGATGAATGCAAAACTTGATGCTCCGTTCACTGATGCGGAGATAGAGGCTGCTCTCTTCCAGATGGGGCCTATGAAGGCGCCGGGCCCGGACGGCCTCCCGACCATGTTCTACCAACACCACCGGGCGCTTGTTAAGGATGATGTGTGTGCTGCGGTTCGTGAGTTCCTCGCCGGAACTGCGGCCCCCGATGGCTTCAATGACACGATAATTGTAATGATCCTGAAAGTAAAGTCACCTGAATTATTGGCGCAGTTTATGTAA